A single region of the Candidatus Sungiibacteriota bacterium genome encodes:
- the rpsT gene encoding 30S ribosomal protein S20 produces the protein MPITQSAKKALRQSMRRRVQNLKRKEAYKTVVKNIKKLAAAGKQKEAEKLLPQLYKALDKAAKTHAIHKNKASRLKSRLTKLVSKKI, from the coding sequence ATGCCCATTACTCAATCCGCGAAAAAAGCGCTGCGTCAGTCCATGCGAAGGCGCGTCCAAAACCTCAAAAGGAAAGAGGCGTATAAAACCGTGGTCAAAAATATTAAGAAGCTGGCCGCTGCGGGAAAACAAAAAGAGGCAGAAAAACTTCTTCCCCAACTTTACAAAGCGCTGGACAAAGCCGCCAAAACTCACGCTATACACAAAAACAAAGCCAGCCGCCTAAAGTCGCGGCTGACAAAACTCGTTTCCAAAAAAATTTAA
- a CDS encoding excinuclease ABC subunit UvrB: MKFRLVSSFRPTGDQPQATDQLVANLRAGARHQTLLGVTGSGKTFTMANVVERVQKPTLVISHNKTLAAQLYQEFKEFFPENAVHYFVSYYDYYQPEAYIPQTDTYIEKDAKINEMIDALRHASTASLLTRNDVIIVASVSCIYGIGDPEEYQKISVELRVGEKLSQKELIKHLILLQYARNPINPRQGHFRVRENVVEIYLPSGEDIVAVEFSAKGGSASGGEKNKIIGVKRRSIGLQAFKIFPAKHFVTPQEKLELAIVNIQRELKGRLAELKKQGKILSRRSLYDVGVPTSLSKDINEASGEAARLKQRTEFDMEMLRSTGYVNGIENYSRQLDFRKPGTPPHTLIDYFRYAHGSDFLTFIDESHATVPQVRGMYNGDRARKEVLIKYGFRLPSALDNRPLKFEEFNKNVGQLIYVSATPALYEIEKSRPHIVEQLIRPTGILDPQIEVRPTKHQIKDVIAEIKKRVTKKERSLVMALTKRLAEDIAEYLTEAGIKAEYLHSEIKTLERPEILKKLREGEHDVLVGINLLREGLDLPEVSFIAILDADKEGFLRNETTLLQIIGRAARHIDGKVILYADTLTGSMKAAVNETNRRRETQKEYNRKHGITPQQIKKEIRKSILAELKKEEEIPLPKGPTREIVKSLEREMKRAAGEMDFELAARIRDRIKQLTAE; the protein is encoded by the coding sequence ATGAAGTTTAGACTTGTGTCAAGTTTCAGGCCGACAGGCGACCAACCCCAAGCCACCGATCAACTGGTGGCGAATTTGCGTGCGGGCGCGCGACACCAAACGCTTCTTGGGGTCACGGGCAGCGGAAAAACCTTCACGATGGCAAACGTAGTTGAGCGAGTTCAAAAACCAACGCTGGTTATATCGCACAATAAAACCCTTGCCGCCCAACTTTATCAGGAATTTAAAGAATTTTTTCCGGAAAATGCCGTGCATTATTTTGTTTCCTACTATGACTACTACCAGCCCGAGGCCTATATTCCGCAGACCGACACCTACATTGAAAAAGACGCCAAAATCAATGAGATGATAGATGCCCTGCGCCATGCCTCTACCGCTTCTTTACTGACGCGAAACGACGTAATCATCGTTGCCTCTGTTTCCTGCATCTACGGCATTGGCGACCCGGAAGAGTATCAGAAAATTTCAGTGGAATTAAGGGTTGGCGAAAAACTTTCCCAAAAAGAACTTATTAAACACCTGATACTGCTTCAGTACGCGCGTAACCCCATTAACCCCCGCCAGGGCCACTTTCGCGTTAGAGAAAATGTGGTTGAGATTTATCTTCCCTCCGGAGAAGACATTGTTGCCGTAGAGTTTTCCGCCAAAGGCGGATCCGCCTCGGGCGGAGAAAAAAATAAAATCATTGGCGTCAAACGGCGCTCAATCGGACTACAAGCTTTCAAGATTTTCCCCGCCAAACACTTTGTCACCCCGCAGGAAAAACTGGAACTTGCTATTGTAAATATCCAAAGAGAACTTAAGGGGCGGCTTGCAGAGTTAAAAAAGCAAGGAAAAATTTTATCCCGACGATCGCTTTACGATGTCGGGGTCCCGACTTCCTTATCTAAAGATATAAACGAAGCGTCGGGAGAAGCGGCCCGCCTTAAACAACGCACGGAATTTGATATGGAGATGCTCCGTTCAACCGGCTATGTAAACGGAATTGAGAACTATTCGCGCCAACTTGATTTTCGCAAGCCGGGAACTCCGCCCCACACGCTTATTGACTATTTTCGCTACGCCCACGGCAGCGATTTTCTAACTTTTATTGACGAGTCGCATGCTACCGTACCCCAAGTCCGCGGAATGTATAATGGCGATCGGGCGCGAAAAGAGGTGCTCATTAAATACGGATTTCGTCTGCCCTCTGCTTTGGATAACCGGCCGCTAAAGTTTGAAGAATTTAATAAAAACGTTGGCCAGCTAATCTATGTATCGGCAACTCCGGCTCTGTACGAAATAGAAAAATCTCGTCCGCACATTGTTGAACAACTAATAAGGCCGACCGGAATTCTTGACCCGCAGATTGAGGTTCGTCCCACCAAACACCAAATTAAAGACGTAATTGCTGAAATAAAAAAGCGCGTGACTAAAAAAGAGCGCTCGCTTGTTATGGCGCTTACCAAAAGGCTCGCCGAGGATATTGCCGAATATTTAACCGAGGCGGGAATTAAGGCCGAGTACCTGCATTCGGAAATAAAAACGCTGGAACGGCCGGAGATTCTGAAAAAACTTCGTGAAGGAGAACACGATGTCTTGGTGGGAATTAATCTTTTACGGGAGGGACTTGATCTTCCCGAGGTTTCATTTATTGCAATTCTGGATGCTGACAAAGAAGGATTTCTGCGAAATGAAACCACCCTTCTGCAAATTATTGGCCGCGCTGCGCGCCACATTGACGGGAAAGTAATACTCTATGCGGATACCTTGACCGGCTCAATGAAGGCGGCGGTAAACGAAACCAACCGCCGCAGGGAAACCCAGAAAGAGTATAACCGTAAACACGGCATTACCCCTCAACAAATCAAAAAAGAAATTAGAAAATCAATTTTGGCGGAACTTAAAAAGGAAGAAGAGATTCCTCTTCCCAAGGGCCCAACCAGAGAAATCGTAAAATCTCTGGAGCGCGAGATGAAACGCGCCGCAGGAGAGATGGATTTTGAGCTGGCGGCGCGAATACGCGACCGGATTAAACAATTGACAGCAGAGTAA
- the ruvA gene encoding Holliday junction branch migration protein RuvA produces MISFLSGQVELKGERLVIINVGNVGYRVFASTETLKKIPEKGGNVKVWTHQYVREDALELYGFLHLAELELFEILIKVPGIGPKTALGVMSVAPIDTLRKAIASGDTSYLTKVSGIGRKTAEKIIIELREKMAGRGVLVEAPELKEEADALEALVSLGYSQREAREALQQIPQEVSSVEKRVKEALKKLSRAQ; encoded by the coding sequence ATGATTTCATTTCTTTCCGGCCAAGTTGAACTAAAAGGAGAGCGCCTCGTTATAATAAACGTTGGCAATGTTGGTTATCGCGTATTTGCTTCAACAGAAACTCTCAAAAAAATACCAGAAAAAGGAGGGAATGTCAAAGTCTGGACGCATCAATACGTGCGGGAAGACGCGCTGGAACTCTATGGTTTTTTACACCTTGCCGAACTTGAACTTTTTGAAATTTTAATTAAAGTCCCGGGCATTGGACCCAAAACTGCTTTGGGTGTAATGAGTGTTGCGCCGATTGATACGCTGCGAAAAGCAATTGCCTCCGGCGATACGTCGTATCTGACTAAAGTTTCCGGCATTGGCCGCAAAACCGCGGAGAAAATTATAATTGAACTTAGGGAAAAAATGGCTGGCCGCGGAGTTTTGGTTGAAGCGCCGGAATTAAAAGAAGAAGCTGACGCGCTGGAGGCATTGGTGTCTCTGGGATATTCGCAGCGGGAAGCGCGAGAAGCACTGCAGCAGATTCCGCAAGAAGTTTCCAGTGTTGAAAAACGCGTAAAAGAGGCGCTAAAGAAACTTAGCCGAGCCCAATGA
- a CDS encoding peptidoglycan bridge formation glycyltransferase FemA/FemB family protein, with protein sequence MISFLQSKEWEEFQKSVGRKTWRLGGALVIQHTLPLGFNYLYCPRPSAPTEQFFRETAKIAAREKSIFLKIDPTEQPQIIPRPPWAAGIPAKKGLGTNSPPLPRLRLASKFQTSAALQPQKSLVINLQKSEEDLLGAMYEKTRYNIRLAERHGVGVNQAGALEEFWKLLVETARRDKFYTHEQNYYEKLLMACSDNFSNELFFARQGRTLIAAALINFFKPSQTVTYLHGASLREHKEVMAPHLLHWRIMQDAKRRGFSFYDMWGIDEKKWPGITRFKLGFGGEVVEYPDSIDIIYGQFWYGIYKISKAVL encoded by the coding sequence ATGATATCGTTCTTACAGTCTAAAGAATGGGAAGAATTCCAAAAATCAGTGGGAAGAAAAACATGGCGTCTTGGTGGGGCGCTTGTTATTCAGCACACACTGCCGCTCGGCTTCAACTATTTATACTGTCCGCGCCCCTCGGCCCCGACGGAACAGTTTTTTAGAGAGACGGCAAAAATCGCCGCACGCGAGAAAAGTATTTTTCTAAAAATTGACCCAACCGAACAACCCCAAATTATCCCTAGGCCGCCTTGGGCGGCCGGGATCCCGGCCAAGAAAGGCCTAGGTACAAATTCCCCGCCTCTGCCAAGGCTACGGCTGGCAAGCAAATTTCAAACAAGTGCAGCGCTTCAGCCGCAAAAAAGCTTGGTTATTAACCTACAAAAATCCGAAGAAGACTTATTGGGCGCAATGTATGAGAAGACGCGTTATAATATACGACTTGCAGAACGCCACGGGGTAGGGGTAAATCAGGCGGGTGCGCTGGAAGAGTTTTGGAAGTTGTTGGTGGAGACTGCGCGTCGGGACAAGTTTTATACTCACGAGCAAAATTACTACGAAAAACTTCTTATGGCTTGTTCCGATAATTTTTCCAACGAACTCTTTTTTGCAAGACAAGGGAGGACACTAATCGCAGCCGCCCTGATAAACTTCTTTAAGCCCTCACAAACAGTAACTTATCTTCACGGTGCCTCTCTGCGTGAACACAAAGAGGTGATGGCGCCCCATCTTCTTCACTGGCGCATCATGCAGGATGCCAAACGCCGCGGGTTTTCGTTCTACGATATGTGGGGGATTGATGAAAAAAAGTGGCCGGGGATTACAAGATTTAAACTTGGGTTTGGTGGAGAAGTAGTGGAATATCCGGATTCTATTGATATAATTTATGGGCAGTTTTGGTATGGTATTTATAAAATTTCAAAGGCCGTTTTATGA
- a CDS encoding UDP-N-acetylmuramoyl-L-alanyl-D-glutamate--2,6-diaminopimelate ligase encodes MIDSIAGTVKKIIPRGVFLFLQPLYHFFLAWFAALFYGFPSRNLTVIGVTGTKGKTTVVELVREILKRGGYKVASISSLSFVIGDREEQNFYKMTLPGRFFVQHFLHRARRSGCKYAVLEVTSEGIKQFRHRFIKFDVAILTNVASEHIEAHGSFEKYLRAKLDLFWRLPKEGLAIINQDDPRAARFSAATAAHKMYYGKDAVNSLIVKHSMFDNGVEFEVNGATIRSPLMGEFNFYNILAAAAVGLSQQISLEKIASAFSGVDNISGRMEFIQREPFAVMVDYAHTPDSLRQVYKFLRPKSQRLICVLGAAGGGRDKWKRPEFGKIASEFCDEIILTNEDPYDENPAAIIEDIERGIPTSYKLKAKSFLDRREAIYNALKSAQAGDTVVITGKGAEPWIMGPNNTKIPWDDRRVVREELQKLD; translated from the coding sequence GTGATTGACTCCATCGCAGGAACAGTTAAAAAAATTATACCAAGGGGTGTTTTTTTATTTCTGCAGCCCTTGTATCATTTTTTCCTGGCATGGTTTGCGGCTCTTTTTTACGGCTTCCCCTCGCGGAATCTTACCGTGATAGGGGTGACCGGCACCAAAGGAAAAACCACAGTAGTTGAGCTGGTTCGCGAGATACTAAAAAGGGGCGGGTATAAGGTTGCCTCTATTTCCTCGCTTAGTTTTGTAATCGGAGACCGCGAAGAACAAAATTTTTATAAAATGACTTTGCCGGGAAGATTTTTTGTGCAGCATTTTTTGCACCGCGCCCGCCGCAGTGGGTGCAAGTATGCGGTATTGGAAGTTACTTCCGAGGGCATAAAGCAATTTCGGCATCGTTTTATAAAATTTGACGTTGCGATTCTAACCAATGTCGCGTCGGAACACATTGAGGCGCATGGAAGTTTTGAGAAGTACCTTCGCGCCAAGCTTGATCTTTTCTGGCGTCTTCCTAAAGAGGGTTTGGCGATTATTAACCAAGATGATCCGCGGGCCGCTCGTTTTTCTGCCGCTACCGCAGCGCACAAAATGTATTATGGTAAAGATGCGGTAAATTCTCTTATTGTCAAACATTCAATGTTTGACAACGGTGTGGAGTTTGAAGTTAACGGCGCGACCATACGTTCTCCGCTCATGGGCGAGTTTAATTTTTATAATATTTTGGCCGCAGCGGCAGTGGGATTAAGCCAGCAGATTTCACTTGAGAAAATTGCATCGGCCTTTTCTGGGGTTGATAATATTTCCGGCCGCATGGAGTTTATACAGCGTGAGCCATTTGCGGTGATGGTGGACTATGCTCATACGCCGGATTCGTTGCGGCAGGTGTACAAGTTTTTGAGGCCCAAGAGCCAAAGATTGATATGTGTTTTGGGAGCGGCTGGCGGGGGGCGCGATAAGTGGAAGAGGCCAGAGTTCGGGAAAATTGCTTCTGAATTTTGCGACGAAATTATTTTAACCAACGAAGATCCATATGACGAGAATCCAGCGGCTATTATAGAGGACATAGAACGCGGCATCCCTACAAGCTACAAGCTAAAAGCTAAAAGCTTTCTTGATAGGCGCGAGGCTATTTATAATGCATTAAAATCAGCCCAAGCGGGAGACACGGTAGTTATTACCGGCAAGGGGGCCGAGCCGTGGATTATGGGACCGAATAATACGAAAATTCCGTGGGACGATCGTAGGGTTGTAAGAGAAGAGCTGCAAAAGCTTGATTAA